From a region of the Leptospira montravelensis genome:
- a CDS encoding acetyl-CoA carboxylase biotin carboxylase subunit, producing MKPIQKILIANRGEIAVRVIRTAKKMGIKTVAIYSDPDAQSLFVQSADEAFSLGGTDARSSYLNVDKVIQACLETGADAVHPGYGFLSENTDFATKLEKHGIRFIGPKPHSIEAMGDKIGSRLLVAKSGVPVVPGYEGASQEMSVFQKEAEKIGYPIMAKASAGGGGKGMRRINTPEELEPGILSAKRESLSAFGDDRILLEKYITNPRHVEFQIFGDTKGNIIHLHERDCSLQRRHQKVVEETPAPNYPSNLKTKMSEAAVMAAKSVQYEGAGTVEFILGESGEFYFLEMNTRLQVEHPVTEMTTGLDLVEWQIRVCQGETLPQIQTPPQKGHAIEVRIYAEDPKEGFLPSTGRIHHLSFPKRDYLRIDSGVISGSEITMFYDPMIAKLIVWGEDRITAIHRLIECLSETIVFGPKTNLQFLQKLVSSNEFAEGKVSTHYIADNEQELLSDKTNDELKLAFAGAVFATKEPLNPWIKETT from the coding sequence ATGAAGCCGATCCAAAAAATACTCATCGCTAATCGTGGTGAAATTGCCGTACGTGTCATTCGCACCGCAAAAAAAATGGGCATAAAAACGGTTGCGATTTATTCCGATCCGGATGCTCAAAGTTTGTTTGTTCAGTCTGCAGACGAAGCGTTCTCTTTAGGGGGAACAGATGCTAGATCTTCCTACTTAAACGTAGATAAGGTCATTCAAGCATGTTTAGAAACTGGAGCCGATGCCGTCCATCCTGGTTATGGTTTTTTATCAGAAAATACTGATTTTGCTACAAAATTGGAAAAACATGGAATTCGTTTTATAGGTCCCAAACCTCATTCCATCGAAGCGATGGGTGATAAAATCGGCTCACGATTGTTAGTCGCAAAAAGTGGAGTTCCTGTGGTTCCAGGTTATGAAGGTGCTTCTCAGGAAATGTCAGTGTTCCAAAAAGAGGCCGAAAAAATTGGATACCCTATTATGGCAAAGGCAAGTGCCGGTGGTGGTGGAAAAGGAATGCGGCGGATCAATACACCCGAAGAACTGGAACCTGGCATTCTTTCTGCAAAACGAGAATCACTTTCTGCCTTTGGTGATGATCGCATCCTTTTAGAAAAATACATCACAAATCCTAGACACGTTGAGTTTCAAATTTTTGGAGATACCAAAGGAAATATCATCCACTTACACGAAAGGGATTGTTCCTTACAAAGACGCCACCAAAAAGTAGTAGAAGAAACTCCTGCTCCCAATTACCCATCAAACTTAAAAACAAAAATGTCCGAAGCTGCGGTCATGGCCGCAAAATCCGTACAATATGAAGGAGCTGGAACCGTCGAATTCATATTAGGTGAAAGTGGGGAGTTTTATTTTTTAGAAATGAACACTCGTTTACAAGTAGAACATCCAGTTACAGAAATGACAACGGGCCTTGATTTGGTGGAGTGGCAAATTCGTGTTTGTCAAGGTGAAACCTTACCACAAATACAAACTCCTCCGCAAAAAGGACATGCGATAGAAGTTCGAATTTATGCAGAAGATCCCAAAGAAGGTTTTTTACCTTCCACAGGACGAATTCACCATCTTTCCTTTCCCAAAAGAGATTATTTAAGGATAGATTCCGGTGTCATCTCAGGATCAGAAATTACAATGTTTTATGATCCTATGATTGCAAAACTCATTGTATGGGGCGAAGATCGAATCACTGCCATTCATCGATTAATCGAATGTTTGTCAGAAACAATTGTTTTTGGCCCAAAAACCAATTTGCAGTTTTTACAAAAACTAGTTTCCTCAAATGAATTTGCCGAAGGTAAGGTATCCACTCACTATATTGCAGATAATGAACAGGAACTTTTATCAGACAAAACTAACGATGAGTTAAAACTAGCCTTTGCAGGTGCAGTTTTTGCAACGAAAGAACCACTAAACCCTTGGATCAAGGAGACCACCTAA
- a CDS encoding LTA synthase family protein: MVKQFFSPRFSDRIFLIYFSVGFLTLFLHRIIFFLVYSYRLEEFPYLLLLKAFLIGFRFDWFTVSILLVGFYLLSLWDKASRLKWYRYFWLFSPLVLYPLCLIHLFADLLYFENANKHIGYEAIVFLGDLDVLISSSFKEAPFKILSFLICIGLYILGIRHWFFKSHISEKRNEIESFRPNALKTILWILFFFIGLRGGPQESPLRASEAIISDDALINQLALNGIYTTINDFKSQAIPKHLKMSDKEMLAVVKEEISYEGANFIGDPEFPLVRKIEGVPGRKPINVVLVIQESWTGKYVWPISDGIWLGKEVTPFYNSLAKKGHSFRKFYANGGRTSNALLSVLTSVPDRPGLTAIRTPQILSHFSAIGNLFSGFGYQTSFITGDDLKFDSLATILPHFGFRTLIGKEDFRKSGKYSIGAWGYDDEHLYSKALEEMDLYQNDNKPFLMTILTMTTHYPYKVPNSKYEIYDSSITDFDYLNTYHYSDAALETFMKEIQKRKYYEDTLFVFVGDHTHHRYLSYYEDRMVPFLLFSPKYIKPRLDERISSQLDVLPTILGVVGRETYFAGFGKDMRAPKVKSGSTYFAYGSACGWIDEEKILYQSVDGDTQFIFQMNPPYGLDPACNPDRKNCFHQTVKARAFFNLSLELMNRNSVYPLEGSLRYTRK; encoded by the coding sequence ATGGTGAAACAGTTTTTTAGTCCTAGGTTTTCAGATCGAATATTTCTAATTTATTTCTCGGTTGGATTCCTCACCCTCTTCTTACACCGTATTATATTTTTCTTAGTTTACTCCTATCGATTGGAAGAGTTTCCATATTTGCTTCTACTAAAAGCATTTTTAATTGGATTTCGATTTGATTGGTTTACCGTTTCCATCCTGTTAGTTGGATTTTATCTACTTTCCCTTTGGGATAAAGCCTCACGTTTAAAATGGTACAGATATTTTTGGCTTTTCAGTCCTTTGGTTTTATATCCGTTGTGTTTGATTCATTTATTTGCTGATTTGTTATATTTTGAGAATGCAAACAAACATATAGGATACGAAGCGATTGTTTTTTTAGGTGATTTGGATGTTTTAATTTCTTCGTCATTCAAAGAAGCACCATTCAAAATTCTTTCATTTCTGATTTGTATTGGATTGTATATCTTAGGGATTCGCCATTGGTTTTTCAAATCCCATATTTCTGAAAAGAGAAACGAAATAGAATCCTTTCGACCTAATGCATTGAAAACCATTCTCTGGATTTTATTTTTTTTTATAGGACTACGAGGTGGACCGCAAGAATCTCCCTTACGTGCCAGCGAAGCGATTATTTCTGATGATGCACTTATTAACCAACTAGCGTTAAATGGCATTTATACAACCATTAACGATTTCAAAAGCCAAGCTATTCCCAAACATTTAAAAATGTCTGATAAGGAAATGCTGGCAGTCGTTAAGGAAGAAATTTCATACGAAGGTGCCAATTTTATTGGTGATCCTGAGTTTCCATTGGTTCGAAAAATCGAAGGAGTTCCAGGAAGAAAACCGATCAATGTTGTTTTAGTCATTCAAGAATCTTGGACGGGGAAATACGTTTGGCCAATTTCCGATGGAATCTGGTTAGGGAAAGAAGTAACACCATTTTACAATAGTTTGGCGAAAAAGGGCCATAGTTTTCGAAAATTTTATGCGAATGGAGGTAGAACCAGTAATGCTTTACTTTCTGTTCTCACTAGTGTTCCTGATAGACCGGGACTTACGGCGATTCGCACTCCACAAATCCTCAGTCATTTTTCAGCGATTGGAAATCTATTTTCAGGTTTTGGATACCAAACTAGTTTTATTACTGGAGATGATTTGAAATTCGATAGTTTGGCCACCATCTTACCTCACTTTGGTTTTCGAACTCTCATTGGAAAGGAAGACTTCCGAAAATCAGGAAAGTATTCTATAGGTGCCTGGGGATACGACGATGAACATCTTTATTCCAAAGCCTTGGAAGAAATGGATCTATACCAAAATGATAACAAACCATTTTTAATGACCATACTTACAATGACGACACATTACCCCTATAAGGTGCCAAATTCTAAATATGAAATTTATGATTCTTCCATCACGGATTTTGATTATCTCAATACTTACCATTATTCTGATGCAGCTCTAGAAACATTTATGAAAGAAATACAAAAAAGGAAATACTACGAAGACACTCTTTTTGTTTTTGTGGGAGACCACACGCATCATCGGTATTTATCTTATTATGAAGATAGAATGGTTCCCTTTTTATTATTTTCACCAAAATACATCAAACCAAGGTTAGATGAAAGAATTTCTTCCCAATTGGATGTGTTACCCACTATTTTGGGAGTTGTCGGCAGAGAAACATACTTTGCTGGTTTTGGAAAAGATATGCGTGCACCGAAGGTAAAGTCAGGAAGCACTTATTTTGCTTATGGTAGCGCCTGTGGTTGGATTGATGAAGAAAAAATTCTATATCAAAGTGTGGATGGTGATACACAATTTATTTTTCAAATGAATCCACCTTATGGGTTAGATCCAGCCTGTAACCCTGATCGTAAAAACTGTTTTCATCAAACCGTCAAGGCACGGGCTTTCTTTAATTTGTCTTTGGAGCTGATGAACCGAAATTCGGTTTATCCTTTAGAAGGTAGTTTACGGTATACCAGGAAATGA